A window of Daphnia pulicaria isolate SC F1-1A chromosome 4, SC_F0-13Bv2, whole genome shotgun sequence genomic DNA:
GACAGAAAACCGGCTTTcgtaaaataatttacaatcataGACTGCTCGTCAGCAGCCAGGCCGGGTAGGAGCGGAGTCTTGTCGGTCCCACTCTGAGAAAaagatttgtattttatttcaagtGAATAAATCAAGAGTGAATGATTCGACTTACCAATATGAGATTGGCCTTCAATGACGTATAGTACAATGGTCTCAAACGTAGATTTTGGCAAATCTGAGatttaaaggaaaacatttattggataaaactttaaaaataataattagaaTAATCGTTTCACTGACTTGCTTTTCAGCAGGACTGAGCAGTTCTGAACCGGGACATAAAGTGAGATCGTCGCTCTTGGCGAGGAAATTAGCAACTGCCTCCTGCCATTCTGACTGTGAAAGTCGGGTATTAGCGGAGAGTACGGGCCCGAGTCGAGGCAGACTGCTTGAAACGCTGAGgacgctgctgttgttgttgctgccgaAGGACGTGACTTTTGCGTCTCGAAAGCTTGAAAGTAGCACTTCTTCCCTTGCGTTgctgcgaaaaaaaaaaaaaaaaaaaaaaaagttacataCATAAGCCACGAATTCACTTAACAATGCTAAGAACTAAGAAATATAGTTGAGATTTCGTAATATAATGCAAAGCTATCACAGGTAACTGATGAGTTAAACTGCACATAGTAtgtaaaaaaggggaaataatAAAGCTTACTCTGACTTGTGTAGTGTCCCAGGGTTTTGTACAATCGGCCCCGGTCCACTGCTTCCCTACGTTAAAGTCTATTGTTCAATTTCCAGTCTTTTATGGGTTCTAATTTAACTAGCTTGTAAGATACTTAAAATAAAGACacataagtaaaaaaataaaatcgaataTTCAACCAATGGACACCACCAATAATGATTCATTTCAACGAAGTATTAACAGGTAAATAAACCAGTCGCACACTCTTACTATCGCTTGACGAAAACTATGCAAGCAATAGTACAGACTGGGAAAATTGCTTACGGATTTCCGGCGCTGGCGCTCCAACCgggcttctttctttctttcacggAAGTATCGCAGTCGTTCATATTCAGTACATTCCTCGTGTCGAGTTAATCCATTCCTACGGTATTTGATTAGTTCTCGAATCCGCAATCGCAAAGCTCTCTCTTTAGTTAGATTGCGTAAGAATTGCTCATGCTCAGGTGCCGTGTGGAATTGGGAAAACGAACGAAATTTTTCTTGCGTTTCTCTGTACAAGGGAAAAAATGTAACTGTTTGTAATGAAAATAGTTAACTAATTGAAACATGAATTACTTTTCCTTTTGGgactcccttttttttgcggCAGTCGTaggtttttccttctctttcttGATAGCGTTAAAAAATTGGGATACCAGTTGAAAATCCCGAGCAACCCGCTTCCTTCGGGCTCTTTCCCTCAGGCGGCGAGTATACATATCGACTTGAGCCAGTTTTAGAGCCAAATCAATATCCTCGTCGTCATGATTAATGGCTAGATGAGAAACAATTGCCTCAGCTTCATTGTCATGTtcctacaaaaaataaaaatgatgttgAAGTTTTTAAGACAAGTTTGTTTTATGACAAATTAAGACCCACCCTTTCAAAATCATCTCTTTGAGGCATGTATCCAAGTTCTAATGTTTCTTCAGGTTGAATAGCTAAAGGTGGTAGTCGTGATGTGATGGATGGAGATAGAGGTGCATTATCTGGACAAGTGTGATCAATTGCTGCCAAGCGAGACTCTCCACTTGCCAGAAGTCCATTTGGAAGCCCTTGCCATGTTAGTTTACCTATTGTTCCTGTGACAAATCTATCACAGTAGTGTTCTTTGCATTCTATAAAAACATAGTTAGTGAGTAACTGATGATAAAATTCTGATAAAAATCAACAATTACTTTCTGAATCCCGTGTTTCTACATGTTTCGCAACATCTTCCCAATTTCCATAACCAAACTGTTCTATTGCATCAAGTAACTGATAGTCTTCCCTTGCAATCCAGCCACCTTCATCCTCCCTTTGTTGGTCaggaaaaatactaaaagtaCCAGGATcctagaaattaaaaataaagtatttATTCTGAGTTTGATAGAAAAACTGAAATACTCACTATTAATCTATATCCATGACTACTTTTATGTGGTCCAATTTCACAGCCAAGAGAGAAACACTAGAAAGACACATTGCAAAACTgtgttattaaaataattcaaattcgcCGCCGACCAACCGGCAATACTACTCCGGTGGGCGTcataacaaacaacaaagaagGAAGGGGAGGGATTCATTCAACGAAGATTTTATACCACACCTGTAAACAAAGTTCGTAATCGACACAAACGTTACATCGGATTCGAATGCCAAGGATGTCGTCCTGACAGTAGCCACATCGATGCTTCATAAATAAATCTGAGGAATGGATACAGAAagaaagattttcaattttcgaaAATAAGGATTCAACgagagcatttttttttacccgccATCTTTAGCCTTCCCTTCCCATCAAGAACAACTAAGCTATGCCAACGCTAGCGAAAGCATTTGGTCGCGCCCTCTGGTGACTGAGAAGTgagaagtctttaaaaaataattaaaatgacgTGTAAAATTTATAAACAATGTACAACATACAttttattaaagttaattttttaaaatgtataaCGAGACGTGTTtggtaaatataaataattcaaCATATTATATATCACCAATTGGCAACTAGTTCGTGTCGGCTTTTTCAGCTCAATGCGGTAGTGGTCTGCAAAAAAAGTCACGCAAAATGGCTCTCAATCTGACTGTCAAGTTGCATCCTGTTGTATTATTTCAGATTATTGACTCTTATGAGCGTCGTAATCCTGATGCACAGAGAGTAATTGGAACGTTGCTTGGTAACATACAATTTAGATCATCTGTTTGCTTTCacgttttattgttttttcgaCTGTTGACACGTGTATCGGTATCGAGTACCTGACAAAATCTTTGGATTATATACCTAAATTCCTATAATATGCGAAATCGAAGTTGTGATAACTCATTTTTCATATTGATTTTTTCCAGGCACATCAGATAAAAATGGTGTAGAAGTGACCAACTGCTTTTGTGTGCCTCACAAtgaatcagaagaagaagtggctGTGGAATTGGACTTTGCCAAGGATATGTATGACCTGCATCGTAAAGTTAATCCCCAAGAAAGCATTGTAGGTTGGTGGGCAACTGGTACTGGAGTCACATCTCACTCTGCTCTTATTCATGAGTACTACTCCAGAGAGTCCTCCAATCCTGTTCACATTACAGTGGACACCACATTGCAAGATACCCGTATGGGAATCAAAGCTTATGTCAGGTACATGCTATTAATTCAGTATGATACAattgctttgaaaaataattatcttTAAATTATCATCTAGTGTCCCAATGGGTATCACAGGCAAAACTATGGGATGCATGTTTGCTCCTGTTTCTGTTGAGATAGCATGCTATGACCCAGAAACTATTGGATGTAATTATAATAGAAAATGTGTATGTATACTGGGAATTAAtctttgattgttttacagTAAATGCCTGCCAGAAAACCAAAACCTCGGTTAAACGTCAAGCGGGCATCGCTTCGGATCTTACTCAGATTGTTGAAGCCTCGCAGCAGATGGAAAACATGCTGGACACTATCTTGGCTTATGTTGACGACGTAATGAGTGGCTCCAAAACGGCTGACAACACGTTTGGTCGTTCTCTATTAGATATGGTTCATTCGGTACCTAAAATGACACCCGACGAATTTGAAGAGATGCTTAATTCAAACCGAAAGGTAGAAAACATTACCCaatatttacttatttaatctaatttttgtaaaacttttttaatttaggATTTATTGATGGTATTATATCTATCACAACTTACCAAGACTCAACTGTCGCTGAACGAAAAACTCACATTGTTGACAATTTAATTCAGAACGttgatataaaaaataaaaatgaacatctcccaattaaaaaacaattttctctgATGTAGTCCTCGTGAGCATATTTATTAGGAAACTATAGTATACAGTCACACGTACACAAGGGGGAAGAAAATTTCTTCGCTACCAAGGA
This region includes:
- the LOC124338522 gene encoding transcriptional adapter 2-beta-like, which codes for MADLFMKHRCGYCQDDILGIRIRCNVCVDYELCLQCFSLGCEIGPHKSSHGYRLIDPGTFSIFPDQQREDEGGWIAREDYQLLDAIEQFGYGNWEDVAKHVETRDSEKCKEHYCDRFVTGTIGKLTWQGLPNGLLASGESRLAAIDHTCPDNAPLSPSITSRLPPLAIQPEETLELGYMPQRDDFEREHDNEAEAIVSHLAINHDDEDIDLALKLAQVDMYTRRLRERARRKRVARDFQLVSQFFNAIKKEKEKPTTAAKKRESQKEKETQEKFRSFSQFHTAPEHEQFLRNLTKERALRLRIRELIKYRRNGLTRHEECTEYERLRYFRERKKEARLERQRRKSGSSGPGPIVQNPGTLHKSDNAREEVLLSSFRDAKVTSFGSNNNSSVLSVSSSLPRLGPVLSANTRLSQSEWQEAVANFLAKSDDLTLCPGSELLSPAEKQICQNLRLRPLYYTSLKANLILSGTDKTPLLPGLAADEQSMIVNYFTKAGFLSVE
- the LOC124338524 gene encoding eukaryotic translation initiation factor 3 subunit F-like yields the protein MALNLTVKLHPVVLFQIIDSYERRNPDAQRVIGTLLGTSDKNGVEVTNCFCVPHNESEEEVAVELDFAKDMYDLHRKVNPQESIVGWWATGTGVTSHSALIHEYYSRESSNPVHITVDTTLQDTRMGIKAYVSVPMGITGKTMGCMFAPVSVEIACYDPETIGLNACQKTKTSVKRQAGIASDLTQIVEASQQMENMLDTILAYVDDVMSGSKTADNTFGRSLLDMVHSVPKMTPDEFEEMLNSNRKDLLMVLYLSQLTKTQLSLNEKLTLLTI